The genomic stretch gctagcttttgcccgcggctccgcccgcgtggtattcagttatcgcgcgctgttccctcgggaactgtgcagttttccgggataaaaagtagcctatgtcactctcgggcccataaactatctctatgtcaaaaatcacgtcgatccgttgctccgttacggcgtgaaagacggacaagacaaacacacaaacatacaaacacactttcgcatttatagtattagtatatAGTAAGTATGGAAGGATAAGGAAGAAAAGTGATTTCAGCATTCAAGTTTCATAATCTTTTCCAATTAGCTAAATATCAAAGCTTCCAGGTAGAGAAGGATGGGATCGGGATCCGAGGGAGATATCTAATTGTGAAAAAGAGGTGTGATTTAGTTTCTGCAATTGTGTCTATTAATCAAATTTACTAccttctgaattttttcaaacatatttgctGACACTGACTGAGCATACACGCTGCAATTTGGTTATCACACCAATGGGGTTAATCACATGATAGTAGgtaaaaataactaagtaatCTATTTgtcaatttataatttatttatttttatacatttcttACACTATGAGTGATAACGAGTATTCTTCCAGTTTTAATTGCTAAGTCTACTTAATTACTATCAGGCAATTGCGGTGTTCTCTTCAGTTCTTTTATGTCTTGCAGCACTAGGTTCATCTTATCATACAGTTCCTCAGGCGCTCGTCGCCGCGACCGCGAGTGCGACCTCGAAGCATCTCGCTTCAACTTGCGCCCGCGTCGCGGCTTCTTGTTGCTCACCTCCTTCAACCCCCGAATCTGCTCTTTCATGTTAGCAATGTCTTCCGTCAAACTCATCAAATGTTCCAAGACTCTATCCAACTTGGTATTCTCTTTCCCATTTTTATCTTTCTCATCCACAGGAGCAACTAAGCTTTCATATAACACATCGATTTTCTTTTCAAACGTATCCTTATTAGTTTCTTCTTTGGCGTTTTTGCATTGTTCCATAGCTTTCTTTATTATCGCTCGGCGCAAATGCGAGGGAATGTACTCGTCGTCATGAGACATAGAGTCATCGAAGTCGAAGTAGTATCTGATACGCCACAGTTTTTCTTTGCTAGGGAAGTTATTGATGCTCCAATGGTACCTCTTGTAGTATGTGTTGATGGGAAATACTTTACTTACAAGGCCATATACTAAATAGTCCAGTGTTATGAGCAGTTCCACTTGCTTTTCCAGTCGCTTAGTATTGCCAGCTACATTCAACTCATTGACGTTACTAACAGCGACACCTACCATGAAGTTCATCAAAACAATCCCGACAAACATGAGGAATAAGGCAAAGAGGAAGCGCGCTACTTCCGTTGACAGACCAAGTATTGCCGTATGCTTCTCATCGAACAAGTCATCGTACTCGAACTCTTGAGTCATCATGACCGTCGTCTTGACGAAGGCTGTCCAAGAATTACTAAATGGGTCTTGCGACCTGTACTGGATCATGAAGCTTAGAGAAAACCCTATGATCAGAAAGACGAAAGTCAGCAGGATCTGTAaaaggataaatataattaacctCCGCCACTTTGGAATTTCAaacacatactcgtacctagtGTGACGGCAAtgttaataagtaagtaaataatgaCACAGCTAATATTGAAAAAACTAAAAGTTCAACGTTCTACGTCTGATATTTGCTGTCTAGTTTAAATAACTGTTCGATGATGTTTTCCAGAGAATTATCGAAGACAAAGTCATCTAATGATTgccattttcattaaaaataagagTGAAAATCTGGCAAAGACAGGGAACTAATAGTTACTGACTAAACTGATTGTAAGATGATTGCCCGAAGGCGTTCTCGTATCCAAACAGAAAACATCTGTACCTTAAAGATGTTGGCTGCGACCTCTCCAAACATGAGCACGTAGTAACCCCAGTTGGGGAACCGTGAGAGGAGGAACAGCATCTGCAGCCACGCCAGCAGCAACGCGGCGGTGGCCACGTGGCGCGGCCAGTCCACCTCTTTGGGCACCAGCTTGAACGCTAGTGGCACCACGCCCACCAGCGCCATACACGACAGCTTAATCCAAGTTTCGAAGTTCATGAAGTAGCGACGTTTCTTCACTGTGATGAAGAAGGTTTCCTGCAAAATAATTTACAGTTAAAAATACTTGTATGCACGAGAACATGGTTCCACCCTTTCTGTTTATTGTGTTTATTCTATTCTTAAGCGATTACGAATGGACTTGATTACATGAAATGCATCTCTTTACTAACTTAAGTAAACTAAGCTAAAGTGGGAAAGTTGTTGTTGCTTTTCGAATGAATTTGACTCACCAATATAAGCATAAGACTGATCGTGGTATATATAAATGCGGCGAACACCCAGAAGGTGTAATCGAAGATCTTTGGCGTGGATCCATAAATGGTGGCGTTTCTATCGCAGAAGTGGAAATACGTTACCACGTAAGTGTTTAGAGCTGTCACAAAAACACCATAAATCGTCAACATTACGTAGAAGAATGGTAGCAACGTCTTCCATTTGAGGTGCAGAAGGCTCTCCATCAACGGATGCAGCAGTATCCTCCTAGGTCCACATCGTACCATTTCTTCAATAACCTGTATTTGCGTCATGTTATGACTTCTAGTTGTGAGGAATCCGTAATTAACACTAATCTCGGGCTGGCCTTGTTTTTGCTCGTAGTGCATAAAAGAGTCGAATAAAGTTTCGAAAAAATCAGCCGGGTTAGGAAGTTGTGCCGTTATAAGCTGTATGGCGGTTTGCTTGTTCTCGTGCGTTCCCGCTGTGTAGCTGGACAGCACGGCTTCAGTCTCGTGTAGAAAGAATAACATCGTCTTATTACTACAATGAAAAGCTGCTTCGTGCAATGGCAAGAATCCTCTGTTATTAAAATCCTTTACAGCCATCGGATCTTTACTGATGATGGCTTTGGCAACTTCTACGTAGTCATGTTGTGCTGCCAAGTGGAGTGCTGTGGAGAAGGTGTCGTCCGGAAGAGTAGTCGCGAGCCGCTGGCAGTTGCCGTGTTTGAGCAGTAATTGAACACATtcgtagttattattatttgcagCGAGATGGATAGGAGCCAGACCAGCTTTGTTGAAAACACTGATGAGATACTTCGAATCGCTTACGGATTCTAGTAGATATTTCATTATGTCTATCCGTCCATACATGGCGGCTATATGCAGAGCGTTGCAATAGTTTCGCGACATGTTCTCTATGCCAGCTCCGCGATGCAGCAGCGACTTAGCGCACTCTATGTGTCCGTTTCTAATCGCCACGCACAGAGGCGTATCCCCCTCTGTGTTGAGGCAGTCTATTAGATTTTCCTGCTCAGCTATACTCAGAACTTTGTCTAATATTCTCATGTTTCGGCCTTTCACTGCCAAATGGACAAGTGTTGTTTTCATCTGGAattagaaaaaaacatgtttttatagGTTACAAGTCGGCACTGTAAGTTAGTATGTGTAATTACGGGCTCCATTGCCTTGCATGGAGCGCCGTGACGTAATATACGCTCAGGTCGTAATCGGAAAAAACTATGCCTATATTTACAAAACAGGTGTGTCTAGCCacagcacagaataagtacgTAGCCTTAGTAGTCGAGATACTTTTCCCACCGTCTCTCATCGAACTATACCTATACCTGTCACGGTCAAGAGAGTGGGGACAGCGAATGTATTGAATGTGCAAGGATGTATAACCCCGAAGATGAGGTTGAAGAGTTCTGACCTCTCTCCGGGCCTGTTGGTCGAGGTGATCGAAGGAACTAGACGCGTCCGCGCCGGCCTCGAGCGCGAGACACACTCCCGGCAGCCAATTGAGTTCCACCGCTGTCTTGAGCACGGAGTAGCCTCTGTTGTCCACCACTTGCACTCGCAGGGAGGACTCTGCGTCGCCACAGTTGTAGTACAGGAGCACCTGGGTATTGGGAATGGTTGGATTACCCACGGATTATCAAGTACATGTGTAGCTATTTATTTTAGGTACATTCAAAGAAGCAAATCGcgtacctttgtgctactgatatcATAGGATATTCCATACAATCTGCCAATGAAATCATAGCtaaattcagtttcctcgactgtacataaatcacgtgaatgaaattaatgtacAGAACAGAagaaattgatataaaaagatCATCCAAATAAACTCTGGACGATTGACAGGACACGTCGATCGAGTCaagccgatcgacgtctttaTCGCTAATTGTATAGAGGTAAAGCTTTCTTTAATCGGTTGCAGTGACTGATACCCGCGCTGTTGATGCAGCCGATATGCTGGCGTTAAGCAAAAGCTACCATCCACACTCCGCAGGAGAACGGCGTTGTCAAGTGGTGTGTTAGATCGATTACATTGATCGAGCTTTAGGTTTAAGTAGTgtcagggatatttggaaataattccgatccgcattagcgatcccttcaaagcgaacctactgtgttaaaaataaagttgtgttaaatacttgtgatgtatacatatcatttaataatattgtaaatctgttttaaaaaaaaatatatatatacctcgttgagtttcttgccggattcttctcagcagaggtttttccgaaccggtggtagatttttttttgacattcataagtgcttgttatagcctaaattgaataaagatattttgactttgactttgactttgtccaAATGTGTAGATCTATCAACCCTACTTTACCCTACTTAATCTGGGGCTAATGACTATGCTAAGACTAGACCGTGGAGCCGGCCCTTGATCTGACTGAACACAAAAGAAAGTACTTAAAGTAAAGAGTTTGAATAATTACCTCCAGCAATTCCTCTATCTTGTTCCTCAAACAGAGATGCAGTGGAGTGTATCCCACGCTGTTGATGCAGGCCACGCTCGCGCCAGCGTTTAGCAACAACTTCACCGCCTCCACACTCCCCAGGAGAACGGCGGTGTGGAGTGGCGTGTTGAGTTGGTCGAAGCCGTCGCCGCGCATGGTGTTGAAGGACCCACCTGCTTCTAGGAGTATTTGGACCATCTCTGCTAGCctggaaaaaaaactttattatgtaCCTCAcggtttcggttccggttctgTTATTtctgaaacggaagttatatcggatgtcaatccTTAGCGCGGCGGCCGAACTTGAACGgcgtacattaaaaacaaacatgtttATACCAGTCATTCGCTCATCGCCCCGCTTGCCACGTGCTACACTAACACCTCGTCCAtttatcactcaggctccggttctggttccggttccgttttcggttccgattccgtttcttgttccgataaactaaattgaaaacatctggttccgttttcggttccgataaaaccacatccgttacacgTTACATCCCTGCTGTATAAGAACAAAACAACGTCACCCGCCCCACGCCCGCCGTCGGTGTGATATTGTTCATATAAAGTACAAAATACGCCACTCGCAATCTCGACTCGCTCTCAACTCAACCCGTTGCCGTCCTGTATGTTTTCCGATCAAAGTCTATTCGCCGAGTTATTAATCCCGACCCGACTCGCTGCCATTCCCAttatttaggcacttgtctcaccgccagcgaggaaacgattggctatcgactattttctcgctcaagaaacgaacaaaagatataagatcctgtgtgagtaaaagagacacatatattaatagttgatcgctggctgttcacactgcatgtcggcgagaactcttacatcttttgtcgcagcgacaagagctataaaactcgctgagctatagattctcgctcagcgatgtcagcttggcggccgccccgcacgagcgagtcgagtggagcgagtaatcgcccgtcgcacgcgaacactcgcttacagccgagctacaaaactacactcgcttctcgctgctcgcccactcgtttctagttactcgctctactcgcttctcgctcatcgtcgccggtgggacaagtgccttcaGCGGGATAGAACAGTTTCTAGGTTATCTAATtttgaaaatgtcatcaaatcctacagcccattcataacaAAGTGTGACCATGAAAATTGAGGCGGTAGTAATGCTCGAATAATGATCCTCGGTGTGTTTTGTTGCGCTTGACTCACTGGCCTCTCTGAACGTGGTGGTCGTAGTAGAACGCGGAGCCGGCGACGTCGAGCGCGGTGCGGCGCGTGTTGCCGCCGCCGTCGGGTGAAGCGCCGTGTGCGAGCAGTGCGCGCGCGCAGGCCACGTGCCCGCGCGCCGACGCTGAGTGCAGGGCCGTCCATACTGGCTTCTCGTTCGCTGGCTAccaacatacaatacaatagaatacaatggctctttattgtacggtcaaggactttaatcccTGATCCACaacggaaccatttcacagtaaacgtcatagtgacatcgcattaaacAAGGTAAGATCGTAATGACTTTTgctttgaaaaggttccgtggtgggtcaggaattaaagtccttggccgTACAACActaatagtaagcgatacagaaaacagctacttagaaaattacaattaagagcgatctcttccaggcaacattttttacagaaagaagtaagggcTACAGAAAGATTACAGTAGGTGCTGCGTCAGCAGTAGACACTAACATAACACTGACATACACATCATAGTACTGACTATAGGTACAGCTCCAAAGTTCATCCGATTATCATGCTACCAACAACACAAACACATGTAACATCTGGTACCCTCTTTCCCTGTAATGTTAGGGAACTAACCCAAGTGGGCAGCATGTTGAACCGGAACCGCTCGTCCGCGCTGTCGTCGTCTCCGGAGGGGATGTACTGCATCTGCGCTTCAGCCTCGAACCAGCACATCGTGTACAGCGCGTTGGGGTCGAAGCCTGCGCTCAGCAGCCTGGAATGTACACGTATGtacatatataaattaaaatatatatgcaTTTATAAAGTTGAAATGCAGATATTCTAAATCTAATTACTTATTATATCATTAATTGCTTtgattttgattatttatgCCTTATGTAGTTAATTTCTCGAAAAAACGTATGTCCTAACTCGCACCGTTtacaactcaaaaaaaaagttcttcaatttcggcaaaaacagagagagctaatttttttttcatccactCCAAGTATGgcgtactggcgtgtgacgtcacatgccagtatgtctgtctctgtctaatcttgaatttcaaacctttataactttgttatttgtaaaggtagcttaaaaattgtttttctattcgataacaggtgttgtgtagttttaatttataaaagatATATAAAATAGTCCAATACCGTATTATAGTAAGTACATCAGACAGAATACATGAAGTTTTTTGGCATAAGTTCTATTTAACTAATAAGCTTGGTATACATAATAgccaaaatataataattataagggCCTCCACTCCACTAACTCGCGCGGGTGCACGGCTTGGTTTGGCTGGTTTCAATAGAGCAGAGACTCGCCTCAAGGTGAGGCCACATACAGTCGCTCGATGCTCGTTTCcaacatcgaaaatacaaactgaaatatagatgaaaacgaacccaggtcctcggcctTCCGTGCCACATGCTATACCACTACATCACCACTGGACCAGTCCACCAGTCCACCAGTGGacttgtccagtggtggtgtagtggtatagcacgtggcacggtatgccgaggacctgggttcgattcccagcgctggtcttatgtttctggtttttctatgcatctatatttcagtttgtattttcaatatgggttttacgggatgaccgtaaaagtaacaaaaaaaaattggaattgaaataaaaaaatacaaaaaaaatccaaaacacCAATCTTaactcgtttccagcgtcaaatctggtcacgtgacatttagccataaagctgaaaatgttgagctttatcgctgaaaaaaaaattgttacttttttttcattcactccaatatcttttatttgtaccactgccacgactgctactaaatgagattaggAAATCAGCTTCAAAGACCAAGaccattcctgcaagaagccatcttgtcgctgctgctcgacgcgtcGACTTGACTCTAGACGCTACTTTTTCGACCAGGTTTATCGGTGCAAACGCGCGACCAGCGACTGCAGTGGGGGCACCCTCACGCAGCGCCTGCTCTATTAGGTGACATGAAACAAGCACGTCGCGTCAAGCCGAGCCGTGCAACCTTAAGTAGGTGACAGACGTATGAGCAAGTACGCATATTATACTTACGGCTCGACGACATTTTTCGCCTGTGTGTCACCGTAAGTCCGCGTACTTAAAAAACCGTCGGCGATCCAACCGGTTTGAAATCTAGCTCGTGGCTCGCTAATTTAAAAACCGCATACTTTAAGTTTGTACGTCTATCACCCCCTTTAGACTGCCTTAGACTAAACCTTCGTTGTAATATACAGACAAGCAAAAATAACGGC from Choristoneura fumiferana chromosome 24, NRCan_CFum_1, whole genome shotgun sequence encodes the following:
- the LOC141441589 gene encoding transient receptor potential cation channel subfamily A member 1-like, which produces MNTYEDVKAGFKVESDGLPLLPLGDVDEEAYAVPWPAEPPLPDKFITPKDAIHYQHPEAKLLIAVKWNHVEEVERLLSAGFDPNALYTMCWFEAEAQMQYIPSGDDDSADERFRFNMLPTWPANEKPVWTALHSASARGHVACARALLAHGASPDGGGNTRRTALDVAGSAFYYDHHVQRGQLAEMVQILLEAGGSFNTMRGDGFDQLNTPLHTAVLLGSVEAVKLLLNAGASVACINSVGYTPLHLCLRNKIEELLEVLLYYNCGDAESSLRVQVVDNRGYSVLKTAVELNWLPGVCLALEAGADASSSFDHLDQQARREMKTTLVHLAVKGRNMRILDKVLSIAEQENLIDCLNTEGDTPLCVAIRNGHIECAKSLLHRGAGIENMSRNYCNALHIAAMYGRIDIMKYLLESVSDSKYLISVFNKAGLAPIHLAANNNNYECVQLLLKHGNCQRLATTLPDDTFSTALHLAAQHDYVEVAKAIISKDPMAVKDFNNRGFLPLHEAAFHCSNKTMLFFLHETEAVLSSYTAGTHENKQTAIQLITAQLPNPADFFETLFDSFMHYEQKQGQPEISVNYGFLTTRSHNMTQIQVIEEMVRCGPRRILLHPLMESLLHLKWKTLLPFFYVMLTIYGVFVTALNTYVVTYFHFCDRNATIYGSTPKIFDYTFWVFAAFIYTTISLMLILETFFITVKKRRYFMNFETWIKLSCMALVGVVPLAFKLVPKEVDWPRHVATAALLLAWLQMLFLLSRFPNWGYYVLMFGEVAANIFKILLTFVFLIIGFSLSFMIQYRSQDPFSNSWTAFVKTTVMMTQEFEYDDLFDEKHTAILGLSTEVARFLFALFLMFVGIVLMNFMVGVAVSNVNELNVAGNTKRLEKQVELLITLDYLVYGLVSKVFPINTYYKRYHWSINNFPSKEKLWRIRYYFDFDDSMSHDDEYIPSHLRRAIIKKAMEQCKNAKEETNKDTFEKKIDVLYESLVAPVDEKDKNGKENTKLDRVLEHLMSLTEDIANMKEQIRGLKEVSNKKPRRGRKLKRDASRSHSRSRRRAPEELYDKMNLVLQDIKELKRTPQLPDSN